CCCGAAGGGGCCGGGGCCATTGGCGTGGCCCACTCCCTTTCCTTAAGCCTGTTGAGGACTTCCGCGACGATAGTGTCGATCAATCGCCGTTGATCCATCGGTTGTGACGCCCCCTCTTTCAGATGCGATCATTTTATACCCGAACCAGGTTCCCGCCTCTACCCAAACGAGACTCAAACCCGGTATTTATCATCTGGTAGCACTGGTAGTGAGGAGCGAGGAGAAAAGCGCCTGATCCTCTTGCCTTTGAGAAGGCGGGGGAGAACCAGGCGGTCCGGAACATATCCACTGTTTATAACGAGTACTCTCTCGCCTTCTCTCGGATGAACTTGACCCCTTCTCCCATGATCGCTTCCCGGCTGGGAGCGATAGGCCGCCAAATCGAGGTGGCCACCGGGATGTCTTCCATGGGTTCGAAGAAACTTTCAATAACCAACCAGCCGTGGTAGTCGATCTCCGCAAGGGCCCGAAAGGCTTCGTCCCAGTTGACGTGTCCGGAACCGGGGATTCCCCGGTCGTTTTCCGAGCAGTGGAGCAGAAAGAGGTGGGCGCCGGCGGTTTTGATGGGGTCGTAAAAGTTTTTCTCATCGATGTTCATGTGGTAGGTGTCCAGATGAACGCCGATATTGTCCCGGCCGATTTCCTCGACCAGCTTGACTCCGTCTTCGGCCACGTTCAAAAAATAGGTTTCGTACCGGTTGAGACATTCCAGACCAATGCGGACCTTTTTATCCCGGGCATAGTCGGCAATCTCCCGCAGCAGTGTCACGGCCCGGTTCCATTCCTCCCCGGTGCGGGCCCGGCCGAGATCGGCCATTCCAAAGGTGCCGTAGTGCGGTCCCACCATGAATTCCGCCCCGAGACCGGCGGTGATGTCAAGGTACTTGCGGAGCATATCCATACCCCGCCGGCGTTTCTCCGGATCATCGTCGATCAGGTTGTCAGGTCGGCCCAGCCCTCCACAGGTAGTGCAGTCCAGGTCCAGTCGGTCCAATTCCCGGCGGGCTCGGTCGATCAGGGGCTGGTCCACCCGCCCGGCGTGGGCCAGGGGGATCTCCACTCCGTCAAAGCCCAGGTCCTTCACTTTGGAAAAGAGGGTGATAGTCTCGTCACTCAGATGCGAGG
This genomic stretch from Atribacteraceae bacterium harbors:
- a CDS encoding sugar phosphate isomerase/epimerase, coding for MAKFGCNLQVWTSHLSDETITLFSKVKDLGFDGVEIPLAHAGRVDQPLIDRARRELDRLDLDCTTCGGLGRPDNLIDDDPEKRRRGMDMLRKYLDITAGLGAEFMVGPHYGTFGMADLGRARTGEEWNRAVTLLREIADYARDKKVRIGLECLNRYETYFLNVAEDGVKLVEEIGRDNIGVHLDTYHMNIDEKNFYDPIKTAGAHLFLLHCSENDRGIPGSGHVNWDEAFRALAEIDYHGWLVIESFFEPMEDIPVATSIWRPIAPSREAIMGEGVKFIREKAREYSL